The Lactuca sativa cultivar Salinas chromosome 2, Lsat_Salinas_v11, whole genome shotgun sequence genome includes the window ATTTCATTAATGAGATTCCTAGCTTTGCCTATTTTACCACTCTTGCAAAGGCCATTGATTAGGGTGTTGAAGGTAATTAAATCAGCTTTGATTCCTCTCACCAGCATTTTACTGTACATCTGCATTGCTAAATCGGTCTTTGAATTACTGCATAATCCGTTAATTAAGGTTGTAAAGATAACGTCATTGGGGTTTAAACCTCTTGTAGACATTTCATCGAACAACTGGTATGCATTACCTAATCTATTTTCTTTACATAGGGCATTAATCAAAACACTGTATGTAAATGCATCTGGAGCAAGATTGGTCTCTTCTATAGCTTTTTTTAACCGAAACGCTTCTTCCAGTTTACCTGATTTACAGTATCCATTCAACAAAGTATTGAAACTAACTAAACTAGGTCTTAGCCCCCACTTAGTAATTTCATCGAACACCAGTTTAGCATCGTTGATCATACCGTCTTTAGAAAACTTATGCATCAATTTATTGAAAGTATATACATCTGGGGGATATCCATGTCCCAAAACCTCCACATAAAAACCCCAAGCAGTCGAACTGGAATTAGATTTCATTAAATAGTCAAGAACTCGTCCACAACACTGTAATGGAACCCTAAAGTTTTGTTTTTTCGCCAACCGAAGACATTGAATAGCATCGGAAATAAACCCATTGTCCACGTAACAGTTAACGAGAGCACCAATGACAAATTCATTATGTTCTGTACCTTTAGTATCGATATATGCTTGGAAGACAGAAGCAGCGGAGTGTTTCCCTTTTCGTGAGACTACGAAATGGAGTAAAGATTCGGATTGCTGGAACATTTGATGAGCGGAGAGGAATTTGATCATGGTAAAGTAAGATTGGATGGTGTGGCGGAATGGGGGTTGAGTGGATAGCCATTTGAAGAAGGATAGGAGGTCGTGTGGGTCAAGAGAATGTGGGTTTAGGTTGATTAGGTCGATTATGTGATGGGGTTTGAGAGACGGGAGGAGTTTACGGACAGAGGTTTCGAGAGGGTTTGATTTGTTGGTGATGGCTTGGGAGAGAGTGGTGAGGAGTGGGTCTGTGTTTTGGTTGTTGGGTGATGAGGGCGGAGCAGCGTACCAGGGGGTGACAGTGGTGGCGGAGATGGAGGAGAGGAGGCGGAGGAACTGGATTTGGAGAGGAAGAGCGCGGTGGAGTTGGGTTCTTCTGAAGGTGTGCATAGTCAGAAAGACGATTGTTGCCTCTGGACCAAGAAAAGTTAACATATCTCTTTGATAGGGAAAATGACTTCAAAGTTGAGTAAGTTTCAAAATTGTTAAAGAATATTATCATTCAAGTATTTAAACTATAACCCGTGGAaatcacggttacaaaattaattaaatattcatagtaaaaaattcaaaattattaatcaattattttatataaaattttaaatacattattaattaagagatttttttattagttatgtaaaattataattattgattcaaataaatatgtggaattaatttatcatatatattagactctttttatttgtgaactaatgaaaacaataatataaaatttaaaatttaaaatttaaaataaagaataaatagattgacaaataacatcacattaattaggaggtttaatgaatttaaaataaataattaatagaatgacaagtgacatcatattaactaggagttctaatattatgacacttggcaaaaggactactcttttattagtatagagattATATCTTATGGTAGCCGATATCTCAAGGTAAACCTCTAAATAGAACCAGTAAAAACTAATTAAGGGTAAAATGTAATTACATGTCATTTATGTAGGTATTAAGTCATTATATTTACCCAATTACGCACCCACATCTAAATCAAAATAACCCTAAGCCAAGATTTTCTTCCTGATTTCATAATTCAAAAGTATCTCACTAAATCCGTTAGAAACTATTCACATAATTATGTACTATATGTAGTTTGTACAAGGATTTGAGTTGTAGTAGAAAAAGGGGCACGTTTGATTGTTTTGAATCGATTCAATTTCATCGGATTGGAGATGGGGGTGATGATGTCGTTTGTGGCAGCAAAGTTCGTTTTTATCTGTCGGATCCGTCGTCGTATAGAGTGGTGGTGGATGAATCAAGCAATACTGGGATATTGAACATGACAAATGTGTCTAAGAGAGTTAACATTGAAGTTTTGAAGCCGAAAACGAAAAAAGGGACGAACATTGTAGCGATGTATGTGAAGAATTCGATGGCATTGCTCATTGTACTTTACTCTCACGACAACGTCGTTGATCTTCAACAAATGCATGAGTTGTTTTGTGAACTTGATGTTCATCTTTGTGTTAATTTAATGGGTTAGTCTCAATTTCCTCGCTTTGTTAAAAAATTATGAACTTTATCGTCTAAGTCTTTTGGATCATTGTACTTATACGATGAGCATTTCATATATCACAAGTATGACTACACAATATACAACCAATCTTATGGGAAGGTAGGATAGTTGAAACAAATCAAATACACCTATGATTTCAATATCCATTTGCTAAAATTACACCTTTAATCAAAATATTGCCAAGTGAAATGACATAGAAGTTTCATATTGATACCTTGAAGAAACTTATGGTGTTAAAGAAGAAGATGTCATCTTATACTGTCAATCTAAATCTAAATCTAAATGTTGAGTTATGTGGATTTAATGAGTATAAACTTATAATTCAATATATCCTTTTGAGTATCCTTTaatgttttttaaatttttttaatatatatatatatatatatatatatatatatatatatatatatattcttgtatTAGTTATGGTTTTGTGCAGGAGGACATATTGTGAACAAATTATATATCTTTTGGACTGGATTGATAATATGGTGAAGATATGTGCACACGGGTTATATTTGGTCCATATTATTGATCAAGTAACCCGAATTGACTTGTCAAAGAGATAGATATGATATTTGTGTAAGGATTGAATTAGACCGATACTTGTACGAATatcttcttctttctctcttgTCTGTAGGGTTTGAGTTCATAGTGTTCATCTTCTGTTCTTAATCATGCTTTCATTGAGTGTGTAGATTAGTTGAGTGATTTGTAGTGAGGTCTTTTGTAGAGAGAAGAGAGTTTATGTAGTGAGGTCTGATTTGTAAGTAATGGTGAAAACCTTCTCGTTCTTAATGAAATAAGAACTGTTGATGTTGTATGTTTTTTGTGTTCGAGTTTCTTTTGACTAAATGCAGTGGACATACTTTAGATTTAGTTTCTCATCCAATTCGGAATCAACTGTTACCATAAAGTCTAATTTAAACAAAAGGTATATATGGATGGGATTATGTATACAAAGGTCTCATTTAACAAGTATCATTTTTTATACTTAGAATAGttgaatgatattttttgaatGGTTTTAACACTTAGTTACCCCAATCATTTTACCTAATTAATAAGCATAAATCTCGTATTATTTGATAAACTTCTTTACTGAAAAATGTAACACCCTTCGCATGACGCATGGGCATTATAAAATCATACATATAAAATTAATTTCAGTTTTCAAAACAAAGTTTAGAGTTTTTAATAAAGTTTGTTGAATATAAAATAATCCTAAAAGTTATCAAAATATATGTTGTTTAAAAAATATGACGTACCAAGGTATCAAAACATAGTTCAAGCTCCCCCATAATTTGGGGTCTCTTAAAAGTCTTGATCCTCTAATTTCTCCAAAGACTTTAATTTGGGGCGTATTTGAAAAAAATAGCTGGTAGTGGGTA containing:
- the LOC111883386 gene encoding putative pentatricopeptide repeat-containing protein At1g09680 gives rise to the protein MLTFLGPEATIVFLTMHTFRRTQLHRALPLQIQFLRLLSSISATTVTPWYAAPPSSPNNQNTDPLLTTLSQAITNKSNPLETSVRKLLPSLKPHHIIDLINLNPHSLDPHDLLSFFKWLSTQPPFRHTIQSYFTMIKFLSAHQMFQQSESLLHFVVSRKGKHSAASVFQAYIDTKGTEHNEFVIGALVNCYVDNGFISDAIQCLRLAKKQNFRVPLQCCGRVLDYLMKSNSSSTAWGFYVEVLGHGYPPDVYTFNKLMHKFSKDGMINDAKLVFDEITKWGLRPSLVSFNTLLNGYCKSGKLEEAFRLKKAIEETNLAPDAFTYSVLINALCKENRLGNAYQLFDEMSTRGLNPNDVIFTTLINGLCSNSKTDLAMQMYSKMLVRGIKADLITFNTLINGLCKSGKIGKARNLINEMSREGLKPDKITYTCLLDGCCKEGDLQLALEVKEKMVKEGIDLDDVAFTALISGLCREGFVVDAEKLLREMTKLGLKPDDATYTMVIDGVCKKGDVKMGFQLLKEMRRDGVVPGIITYNVLMNGLCKLGQMKNASKLLQSMLDLGVFPDDITYNILLEGHCKYGDPEVLEKLRSEKGVIYDYASYISLVEGSVKSCQFQ